One Frankia alni ACN14a DNA window includes the following coding sequences:
- a CDS encoding ACP S-malonyltransferase: MLAILAPGQGAQTPGQLRAWRGLPGAEERLRWWSAAAGIDLLEVGCEAPAETIRDTAIAQPLIVASGLVAAEQLGLPVAAPVGTTSLVLAGHSVGEITAAALTGILSAEEALVLVALRGRAMAEAAARTETGMTALLGGEPEAVTARLAELGLTAANRNGAGQIVAAGTTEDLARLAAEPPAGVRLRPLSVAGAFHTHHMSSARDALGAVAGGIRPAAARVATLSNADGTVVTDPADLLSRLVAQVAAPVRWDLCLATLRGLGVTAVIELPPAGTLAGIARRELPGVKILAVKSPDDLPAARELIAEHVGTDHLSQAPASPAPRTPPDLATDDAALVGVRA; the protein is encoded by the coding sequence GTGCTCGCGATCCTCGCACCCGGCCAGGGTGCACAGACCCCCGGACAGCTCCGCGCCTGGCGCGGTCTCCCCGGGGCGGAGGAAAGGCTGCGCTGGTGGTCGGCCGCGGCTGGCATCGATCTGCTGGAGGTCGGGTGCGAGGCGCCTGCCGAGACGATCCGGGACACGGCGATCGCCCAGCCGCTCATCGTCGCCAGCGGTCTCGTCGCCGCCGAGCAGCTCGGCCTGCCGGTCGCCGCCCCGGTCGGCACCACCTCGCTCGTCCTGGCAGGCCACAGCGTCGGGGAGATCACCGCCGCGGCCCTCACCGGCATCCTCTCTGCGGAGGAGGCCCTGGTCCTCGTGGCCCTGCGCGGCCGCGCGATGGCCGAGGCGGCCGCGCGGACCGAGACCGGGATGACGGCGCTGCTCGGCGGGGAGCCTGAGGCCGTGACCGCCCGGCTGGCCGAGCTCGGCCTGACCGCGGCGAACCGCAATGGCGCCGGCCAGATCGTCGCCGCCGGCACGACGGAGGACCTCGCCCGGCTCGCGGCGGAACCGCCCGCGGGCGTCCGGCTGCGCCCGCTGTCCGTCGCCGGCGCCTTCCACACTCACCACATGTCCTCGGCGCGCGACGCGCTCGGCGCCGTCGCCGGCGGCATCCGGCCGGCCGCGGCCCGGGTGGCGACCCTGTCCAACGCCGACGGTACGGTCGTCACGGACCCGGCCGATCTCCTCTCCCGACTCGTCGCCCAGGTTGCCGCGCCGGTCCGGTGGGACCTGTGCCTGGCGACGCTGCGGGGGCTCGGCGTCACCGCGGTCATCGAACTGCCGCCGGCCGGCACCCTGGCCGGCATCGCGCGTCGCGAACTGCCCGGCGTGAAGATCCTCGCCGTGAAGAGCCCCGACGACCTGCCCGCCGCGCGGGAGCTGATCGCCGAGCACGTCGGCACCGACCACCTCAGCCAGGCGCCGGCGAGCCCAGCGCCGCGGACGCCGCCGGACCTGGCGACGGACGACGCGGCCCTCGTCGGGGTGCGGGCGTGA
- a CDS encoding beta-ketoacyl-ACP synthase III: MLGLGVYRPTRLVTNDEIAQRVDTSDAWIQSRTGIATRRVADEEETTVAMGAAAAEKALAAAGLTADTIDLVIGATCTSPSQIPGAGPQIAHRIGAGNAGAFDINGACAGFSYAVSTAADMVRAGSVRHVLVVATERLSDYTDWDDRSTCILLADGAGATVIGTAETDEIGPAVWGHDGSRPEVIRVPGYGDNMFRMEGQAVFRWAISLVPTVRQICERAGVAPDELAGIVPHQANLRIVEALATGIGATNAAVARDVVDSGNTSAASIPLGLARLLDTGEIRRGDPVLLFGFGAGLTYCGQVVRCP, encoded by the coding sequence ATGCTCGGGCTCGGCGTCTACCGCCCGACGCGGCTCGTCACCAACGACGAGATCGCCCAGCGGGTGGACACCTCGGACGCGTGGATCCAGAGCCGCACGGGCATCGCCACCCGGCGGGTCGCCGACGAGGAGGAGACGACCGTCGCCATGGGCGCGGCCGCCGCGGAGAAGGCGCTCGCGGCCGCCGGCCTGACGGCCGACACCATCGACCTCGTCATCGGCGCGACCTGTACCTCGCCTTCGCAGATTCCCGGCGCCGGGCCGCAGATCGCCCACCGCATCGGGGCCGGCAACGCCGGCGCCTTCGACATCAACGGTGCCTGCGCCGGGTTCAGCTACGCGGTGTCGACGGCCGCCGACATGGTGCGCGCCGGCAGTGTGCGCCACGTCCTCGTGGTTGCCACCGAGCGACTGTCGGACTACACCGACTGGGATGACCGCAGCACCTGCATCCTGCTCGCCGACGGTGCCGGGGCGACCGTGATCGGCACGGCCGAGACCGACGAGATCGGCCCGGCGGTCTGGGGCCATGACGGCTCCCGACCGGAGGTGATTCGCGTCCCCGGCTACGGGGACAACATGTTCCGCATGGAGGGCCAGGCGGTCTTCCGCTGGGCGATCTCCCTGGTGCCGACCGTGCGGCAGATCTGCGAACGGGCCGGCGTGGCGCCCGACGAGCTCGCGGGTATCGTTCCGCATCAGGCCAACCTGCGGATCGTCGAGGCACTCGCGACGGGCATCGGCGCCACGAACGCCGCCGTCGCCCGCGACGTCGTCGACTCGGGCAACACCTCCGCCGCGAGCATTCCGCTGGGGCTCGCCCGCCTGCTCGACACCGGCGAGATCCGCCGGGGCGACCCGGTGCTGCTGTTCGGTTTCGGCGCCGGCCTGACCTACTGCGGGCAGGTCGTGCGATGCCCGTGA
- a CDS encoding acyl carrier protein: MSQDILAGLAVILEEVAGVDPADVTPEKTFIDDLDVDSLSMVEVVVAAEEKFSVKIPDDDVKSLKTVGDAVSYIQRAGVAA; this comes from the coding sequence GTGTCCCAGGACATTCTCGCCGGCCTCGCCGTCATCCTCGAAGAGGTCGCCGGTGTCGACCCCGCCGACGTCACCCCCGAGAAGACCTTCATCGACGACCTGGACGTGGACTCGCTGTCCATGGTCGAGGTGGTCGTCGCCGCGGAGGAGAAGTTCTCCGTGAAGATCCCGGACGACGACGTGAAGTCCCTCAAGACCGTCGGCGACGCGGTCTCGTACATCCAGCGGGCTGGTGTGGCGGCGTGA
- the fabF gene encoding beta-ketoacyl-ACP synthase II gives MTTTPRQVVVTGLGATTPLGGDVASTWEGLLAGRSGARRLTEEWIENLPVQIGAPLAAELPLGRVEARTLDRSQQMALVAAREAWADAGSPDVDHERLAACVASGIGGVITLLTQHDVLREKGARRVSPHVVPMLMPNGPASTVGLEFKAKAGVHAPVSACASGSEAIALGLDIIRAGRADVVIAGGTEAAIAALPIAGFAQMQALSRRNDTPETASRPFDKARDGFVLGEGAAILVLEAAEHAAARGARVHGTLAGAGISSDAYHIAAPDPTGAGAARAVRAALRSASLEPTDIVHINAHATSTPAGDVAEAVALRSALGDHIDAVAVTATKSMTGHLLGAAGAVEAVASILALRERIVPATRNLDALDDEIALDVVSIDNRKIGTGAALSNSFGFGGHDVCLAFTV, from the coding sequence GTGACCACAACCCCAAGGCAGGTCGTCGTCACCGGCCTCGGGGCAACCACTCCCCTCGGTGGCGATGTCGCCTCGACGTGGGAGGGTCTGCTCGCGGGCCGCTCCGGCGCCCGGCGGCTCACCGAGGAATGGATCGAGAACCTTCCGGTCCAGATCGGCGCGCCGCTCGCGGCGGAGCTCCCGCTGGGTCGGGTCGAGGCACGCACCCTCGACCGCAGCCAGCAGATGGCACTGGTCGCCGCCCGCGAGGCGTGGGCTGACGCGGGCTCGCCCGACGTCGACCACGAGCGCCTCGCGGCCTGCGTGGCCTCGGGGATCGGCGGCGTGATCACGCTGCTCACCCAGCACGACGTGCTGCGGGAGAAGGGTGCCCGGCGGGTCTCGCCGCACGTGGTGCCCATGCTCATGCCCAACGGACCGGCGAGCACCGTCGGCCTGGAGTTCAAGGCAAAGGCGGGCGTGCACGCCCCGGTCAGCGCCTGCGCGTCCGGCTCGGAGGCCATCGCCCTCGGGCTGGACATCATCCGGGCCGGCCGGGCGGACGTCGTCATCGCCGGCGGGACCGAGGCCGCGATCGCGGCCCTGCCGATAGCCGGCTTCGCGCAGATGCAGGCCCTGTCCCGCCGCAACGACACGCCGGAGACGGCGTCCCGCCCGTTCGACAAGGCGCGGGACGGCTTCGTGCTTGGCGAGGGCGCGGCGATCCTGGTCCTCGAGGCCGCAGAGCACGCGGCCGCCCGCGGCGCGCGGGTCCACGGCACGCTGGCGGGCGCCGGGATCAGCTCGGACGCCTACCACATCGCCGCGCCGGATCCCACCGGTGCCGGCGCCGCGCGGGCCGTTCGTGCCGCGTTGCGCTCGGCGTCGCTGGAGCCCACCGACATCGTCCACATCAACGCGCACGCCACGTCGACCCCGGCCGGTGACGTGGCCGAGGCGGTGGCCCTGCGCTCCGCCCTGGGCGACCACATCGACGCGGTCGCGGTGACGGCGACCAAGTCGATGACCGGTCACCTGCTCGGGGCGGCCGGCGCGGTGGAGGCGGTGGCCAGCATCCTGGCCCTGCGCGAGCGGATCGTCCCGGCGACCCGCAACCTCGACGCCCTCGACGACGAGATCGCGCTCGACGTGGTGAGCATCGACAACCGCAAGATCGGCACGGGTGCGGCCCTGTCGAACTCGTTCGGCTTCGGCGGCCACGACGTCTGCCTGGCCTTCACGGTCTGA
- a CDS encoding acyl-CoA carboxylase subunit beta codes for MSLSTIDRVDPRTPEARLARFFDADTVSLFAAGDTSGVVAGQGLVDGNEVVAFATDPTVQGGAMGRDGCARIVHAIESAVRLGCPVVGIWHSGGARLQEGVASLDGVGRIFAATVRASGRVPQLSLVLGAAAGGAAYGPALTDIVIMGPEAKVFVTGPDVVRSVTGEECTATSLGGPEVHSKRSGVVHVTCDSEDEAIERTRALAVLLADQRDIGQVAGRELAELLPENPRRAYDVRPLVNAVLDGEGIELHPKWAPNIVTSLGRLGGRTVGVVANNPLRRGGCLDATSAEKAARFVRMCDSFGVPLVVLVDVPGYLPGVGQEWEGVVRRGAKLLYAFAECTVPRVTVVTRKAYGGAYIAMNASSLGATAVFAWPTAQVAVMGAEAAVGILHRRKLAEVPAQRRPDVLAELTEEHIRTVGGIDRAVELGVIDAVVTPAATRGAVASALASALADARADKNVHGNIPL; via the coding sequence GTGAGTCTGTCCACGATCGACCGAGTTGACCCACGCACACCCGAGGCCCGGCTTGCCCGGTTCTTCGACGCCGACACGGTGTCCCTGTTCGCAGCCGGCGACACATCCGGGGTCGTCGCCGGCCAGGGCCTCGTCGACGGGAACGAAGTCGTCGCATTCGCCACCGACCCGACCGTACAGGGTGGGGCGATGGGGCGCGACGGCTGCGCCCGGATCGTCCACGCCATCGAGTCCGCCGTCCGACTGGGCTGCCCGGTCGTCGGCATCTGGCACTCCGGTGGCGCCCGGCTCCAGGAGGGTGTCGCCTCGCTCGACGGCGTCGGACGGATCTTCGCCGCGACCGTCCGGGCCTCCGGCCGCGTCCCGCAGCTCTCGCTGGTGCTCGGCGCGGCGGCGGGCGGCGCCGCCTACGGCCCCGCGCTGACCGACATCGTCATCATGGGGCCCGAGGCGAAGGTCTTCGTCACCGGCCCGGACGTGGTGCGGTCGGTGACGGGCGAGGAGTGCACCGCCACCAGCCTCGGCGGCCCCGAGGTGCACTCCAAGCGCAGCGGGGTCGTGCACGTGACCTGCGACTCCGAGGACGAGGCGATCGAGCGGACCCGCGCGCTCGCGGTCCTGCTCGCCGACCAGCGTGACATCGGCCAGGTCGCCGGGCGCGAGCTCGCCGAGCTGCTGCCCGAGAACCCGCGCCGGGCCTACGACGTGCGGCCGCTGGTGAACGCCGTGCTGGACGGCGAAGGCATCGAGCTGCACCCGAAGTGGGCCCCGAACATCGTGACCTCGCTCGGCCGGCTCGGTGGCCGCACTGTCGGGGTGGTCGCGAACAACCCGCTGCGCCGCGGTGGCTGCCTCGACGCCACCTCCGCCGAGAAGGCGGCGCGCTTCGTGCGCATGTGCGACTCGTTCGGCGTGCCGCTGGTCGTCCTGGTCGACGTGCCCGGCTACCTGCCGGGCGTCGGACAGGAGTGGGAGGGTGTCGTCCGCCGGGGGGCGAAGCTGCTCTACGCCTTTGCCGAGTGCACCGTGCCGCGGGTCACCGTCGTGACGCGCAAGGCCTACGGCGGCGCGTACATCGCGATGAACGCCAGCTCGCTCGGGGCGACGGCCGTGTTCGCGTGGCCGACGGCGCAGGTCGCCGTCATGGGCGCCGAGGCCGCCGTCGGCATCCTGCACCGGCGCAAGCTGGCCGAGGTGCCGGCCCAGCGCCGGCCGGACGTGCTGGCGGAGCTCACCGAGGAGCACATCCGCACCGTCGGCGGCATCGACCGGGCCGTCGAGCTGGGCGTGATCGACGCCGTCGTCACCCCGGCCGCGACCCGAGGCGCCGTCGCCTCCGCGCTGGCCAGCGCGCTCGCCGACGCCCGCGCCGACAAGAACGTCCACGGCAACATCCCCCTGTAG
- a CDS encoding DUF222 domain-containing protein, with amino-acid sequence MIVIDVEALLGGVVAVDARELPDVEVALLVVDVRRLVDATDALWIRLLAEFDRRELWRLDGARSAAAWLRRECRLVHPTTATALAVAHAVEALPASGAAFRAGTLSFEHMRAIAPAAAPQRREVALRADPIFARAALWMNPRQMSNVVRTWMQLADG; translated from the coding sequence GTGATCGTGATCGATGTCGAGGCGTTGCTGGGCGGGGTCGTCGCCGTCGACGCGCGCGAGCTGCCCGATGTGGAGGTCGCCCTGCTGGTCGTCGACGTCCGCCGGCTGGTCGACGCCACCGACGCGCTGTGGATCCGGCTGCTGGCCGAGTTCGACCGGCGCGAGCTCTGGCGGCTCGACGGTGCGCGGTCGGCCGCGGCCTGGCTGCGGCGGGAATGCCGGCTGGTGCACCCCACGACGGCCACGGCACTGGCGGTCGCGCATGCCGTCGAGGCGCTGCCGGCCTCCGGCGCGGCCTTCCGCGCGGGCACCCTCAGTTTCGAGCACATGCGGGCGATCGCGCCCGCCGCCGCACCGCAGCGACGTGAGGTCGCGTTGCGGGCGGATCCGATCTTCGCCCGTGCCGCCCTGTGGATGAACCCGCGGCAGATGAGCAACGTCGTGCGCACCTGGATGCAGTTGGCGGACGGATGA
- a CDS encoding MFS transporter produces the protein MSLQVDSPGRPPATEPDRPDPDTTATDGSAVVASSKGGTFAALRIPNFRRFLTGQVVSLCGTWMQTIALGWLVLSLGASGTALGLVTAAQFLPVLLFGPYAGLIADRTNRRHLLMFTQVGSGLAALALGVLDLTGTARLWMVAVAAALIGLCNAVDNPARQTFVQEMVGSDHLPNAITLNSVTVNAARIVGPAIAGVVILAVGTAGCFLFNAASFGAVLVALHRMDTSALHERPPVQRAPGQLRAGFAYVRRTPALRIPLIMMLVIGALSYEFQVVLPLVARETFGGNAATYSLMTSAMGAGAVVGGLLVARRRRIGVRPLGMIAAAFGLAFLLAAAAPSIELELAALVLVGGTSVAFISTGNATVQLSADPAMRGRVIALWSVAFLGTTPFGGPIAGWVAQTFGPRAGLLLAAGAALAAAAFAFASLRPAASPRAAAIQAQPQPGTGEGDRLPLDGRST, from the coding sequence ATGTCCCTGCAGGTCGACAGTCCCGGCCGGCCCCCGGCGACGGAGCCGGACCGGCCGGACCCCGACACCACCGCCACGGACGGATCCGCCGTGGTGGCCTCATCGAAGGGCGGCACCTTCGCCGCCCTGCGGATCCCGAACTTCCGCCGCTTCCTCACCGGCCAGGTCGTCTCGCTGTGCGGGACCTGGATGCAGACCATCGCCCTGGGCTGGCTGGTGCTCTCGCTGGGCGCCTCGGGGACCGCCCTCGGCCTGGTGACGGCCGCGCAGTTCCTGCCGGTGCTGCTCTTCGGGCCCTACGCCGGCCTGATCGCCGACCGGACCAACCGGCGGCACCTGTTGATGTTCACCCAGGTCGGTTCCGGGCTCGCCGCGCTGGCCCTGGGCGTCCTGGATCTCACGGGCACCGCCCGGCTGTGGATGGTCGCGGTGGCCGCGGCGCTCATCGGCCTGTGCAACGCGGTCGACAATCCGGCCCGACAGACCTTCGTGCAGGAGATGGTCGGCTCCGACCACCTGCCGAACGCGATCACCCTGAACTCGGTGACAGTGAACGCGGCCCGCATCGTCGGACCGGCCATCGCGGGCGTGGTCATCCTGGCCGTCGGCACGGCCGGGTGCTTCCTGTTCAATGCGGCGTCGTTCGGTGCGGTGCTGGTCGCCCTGCACCGGATGGACACCTCGGCGCTGCACGAACGGCCGCCGGTGCAGCGGGCACCGGGGCAGCTACGGGCCGGTTTCGCCTACGTCCGACGCACCCCGGCACTGCGGATTCCGCTGATCATGATGCTGGTCATCGGCGCGCTGTCGTACGAGTTCCAGGTCGTGCTGCCGCTGGTGGCGCGGGAGACGTTCGGCGGCAACGCGGCGACCTACAGCCTGATGACCTCCGCCATGGGGGCCGGCGCGGTCGTCGGCGGGCTGCTGGTCGCCCGTCGCCGCCGCATCGGCGTCCGGCCGTTGGGAATGATCGCCGCAGCCTTCGGTCTCGCCTTCCTTCTCGCCGCCGCCGCGCCCTCCATCGAGCTGGAGCTGGCCGCGCTCGTGCTGGTGGGCGGGACGAGCGTCGCGTTCATCTCGACGGGGAACGCGACCGTGCAGCTCTCCGCCGACCCGGCCATGCGAGGGCGGGTGATCGCGCTGTGGTCGGTGGCGTTCCTCGGCACGACCCCGTTCGGCGGCCCGATCGCGGGCTGGGTCGCGCAGACTTTCGGCCCGCGTGCCGGCCTGCTGCTCGCCGCCGGCGCAGCCCTCGCCGCGGCCGCGTTCGCCTTCGCCTCGCTGCGCCCCGCCGCCTCGCCACGCGCCGCCGCCATCCAGGCCCAGCCCCAGCCCGGGACGGGCGAAGGCGATCGCCTGCCCCTCGACGGCCGCTCGACCTAG
- a CDS encoding AAA family ATPase encodes MGVMDHADGIRADGPGGPTPPGGSAASTAAAQPETTAEGDGKPRRRPLPLWDRVKFLILLGAVFLFVVAADVSGDPLMTWADALRIQARKSAWVLVLFGLEVLHQLHMLIAERWSAYHVFWTDRVFGRAERRMLRLNDWNRYRLSRAAKWIVALALALFVYARLSHTSVFDALVQVPGDLWKAIPFVLQIVLLMVLVVGQFVVMFWFLSKGGVDTYFPEDITTRFADVWGQDHVVSRVQENVFYLERPEEIESRGGHVPGGILLWGPPGTGKTLIAEAVAGETGKPFVFVDPGAFSAMFIGVGILKVKSLFRKLRKLSLRYGGVIVFFDEADTLGSRGALNGGFGGMGNGARSWFARQGSPASAAPGGLGGPGAAGRRPDAFGARDGGVGDLCNGLSYLSSAARSEITREAAREQFVMGGGGGGFDGTLQALLTEMSGLKKPRGFLNRVVRRTLGMRPKPPPKYRILVMMATNMPQSLDEALLRPGRIDRQYKVGYPSKEGRIRTFEGYLAKVRHELTPEQIERLAIMSPESTGATIKDTVNEALVQAVKDGREVITWQDILRARVIKEYGLADDHEHIDRERHSIALHEACHAVVAYRMQRGRVIDLATIERRGGVGGFVAHVAVEDRMFMWKSEIEIQVMVSLASLAGERMFFEGDNTVGVGGDLRSATLLVANFISSAAMGETLASRLSMLEQQMGNASIDADRPFGEQVEVKLRELYERTEAVLGANRREILALTHALETHKTITGEDVEAIMEGRTGPTVDGRRYHEPDFLNVAERYHSDAVRAHRGQTRELHKLPELGRVAASSSVEAPGPSSAAPAVAPPVPPAGRPSAAGQGQEGPGV; translated from the coding sequence ATGGGCGTGATGGACCACGCAGACGGGATCCGCGCAGACGGACCGGGCGGCCCCACGCCGCCCGGCGGGTCGGCGGCGTCGACCGCGGCGGCACAGCCGGAGACGACGGCCGAGGGCGACGGGAAGCCACGCCGCCGACCGCTCCCGCTGTGGGACCGGGTGAAGTTCCTGATCCTGCTCGGCGCCGTGTTCCTGTTCGTGGTGGCCGCGGACGTCTCCGGCGATCCGCTGATGACCTGGGCCGACGCGTTGCGGATCCAGGCCCGCAAGAGCGCCTGGGTGCTCGTCCTGTTCGGCCTCGAGGTGCTGCACCAGCTCCACATGCTCATCGCCGAGCGGTGGTCGGCGTACCACGTGTTCTGGACCGACCGGGTCTTCGGCCGGGCGGAACGCCGGATGCTGCGGCTCAACGACTGGAACCGCTACCGGCTCAGCCGCGCGGCGAAGTGGATCGTGGCGCTCGCCCTCGCCCTGTTCGTCTACGCCCGGCTGTCCCACACCTCGGTCTTCGACGCCCTCGTCCAGGTGCCTGGCGACCTGTGGAAGGCCATCCCGTTCGTCCTGCAGATCGTCCTGCTGATGGTCCTGGTCGTCGGCCAGTTCGTCGTCATGTTCTGGTTCCTGTCCAAGGGCGGCGTCGACACCTACTTCCCGGAGGACATCACCACCCGCTTCGCCGACGTGTGGGGCCAGGACCACGTCGTCAGCCGGGTCCAGGAGAACGTCTTCTACCTGGAACGGCCCGAGGAGATCGAGAGCCGCGGCGGCCACGTGCCCGGGGGCATCCTGCTGTGGGGGCCGCCCGGCACCGGCAAGACGCTCATCGCGGAGGCGGTGGCCGGCGAGACCGGCAAGCCCTTCGTGTTCGTCGACCCGGGTGCCTTCTCGGCGATGTTCATCGGTGTGGGCATCCTCAAGGTCAAGTCGCTGTTCCGCAAGCTGCGCAAGCTCTCGCTGCGCTATGGCGGTGTGATCGTCTTCTTCGACGAGGCCGACACGCTGGGCAGCCGCGGCGCCCTGAACGGCGGCTTCGGTGGGATGGGTAACGGCGCCCGGTCATGGTTCGCCCGCCAGGGCTCCCCCGCCTCGGCCGCGCCGGGAGGCCTGGGTGGGCCGGGGGCGGCCGGCCGTCGCCCGGACGCGTTCGGCGCGCGCGACGGAGGCGTCGGCGACCTGTGTAACGGGCTGTCCTACCTCAGCTCCGCCGCCCGCTCGGAGATCACCCGGGAGGCCGCCCGCGAGCAGTTCGTGATGGGCGGCGGTGGCGGCGGGTTCGACGGCACCCTGCAGGCGCTGCTCACCGAGATGTCGGGGCTGAAGAAGCCGCGCGGGTTCCTCAACCGGGTGGTGCGCCGCACGCTCGGCATGCGTCCGAAGCCGCCGCCGAAGTACCGCATCCTGGTGATGATGGCGACGAACATGCCGCAGTCGCTGGACGAGGCGCTGCTGCGTCCCGGCCGCATCGACCGCCAGTACAAGGTCGGCTACCCGAGCAAGGAGGGCCGCATCCGCACCTTCGAGGGCTACCTCGCGAAGGTGCGCCACGAGCTCACCCCGGAGCAGATCGAGCGGCTGGCCATCATGAGCCCGGAGTCCACCGGCGCGACGATCAAGGACACCGTCAACGAGGCGCTGGTGCAGGCGGTCAAGGACGGTCGCGAGGTCATCACCTGGCAGGACATTCTCCGAGCCCGGGTGATCAAGGAGTACGGCCTCGCCGACGACCACGAGCACATCGACCGGGAACGGCACAGCATCGCCCTGCACGAGGCGTGCCACGCCGTCGTCGCCTACCGGATGCAGCGCGGTCGCGTGATCGACCTGGCCACCATCGAGCGGCGCGGCGGGGTCGGCGGCTTCGTGGCCCACGTCGCCGTCGAGGACCGGATGTTCATGTGGAAGTCCGAGATCGAGATCCAGGTGATGGTCTCGCTGGCGTCCCTCGCCGGGGAGCGGATGTTCTTCGAGGGGGACAACACCGTCGGGGTCGGCGGTGACCTGCGCAGTGCCACGCTGCTCGTCGCGAACTTCATCTCCTCGGCGGCGATGGGCGAGACCCTGGCCTCCCGGCTGTCCATGCTCGAACAGCAGATGGGCAACGCCTCCATCGACGCCGACCGGCCCTTCGGTGAGCAGGTCGAGGTCAAACTGCGCGAGCTCTACGAGCGGACCGAGGCGGTGCTGGGCGCGAACCGGCGGGAGATCCTCGCCCTGACCCACGCGCTGGAGACCCACAAGACGATCACCGGCGAGGATGTGGAAGCCATCATGGAGGGCCGCACGGGGCCCACCGTCGACGGCCGTCGTTACCACGAGCCGGACTTCCTCAACGTTGCCGAGCGCTACCACTCGGATGCCGTGCGGGCGCACCGCGGCCAGACCCGGGAGCTGCACAAGCTGCCCGAGCTCGGCCGCGTGGCGGCGAGCAGCTCCGTCGAGGCGCCGGGGCCGTCGTCCGCGGCGCCGGCGGTGGCCCCGCCGGTCCCACCCGCCGGCCGGCCGTCGGCCGCCGGTCAGGGCCAGGAGGGCCCCGGCGTCTAG
- a CDS encoding DUF6457 domain-containing protein, whose amino-acid sequence MTSAHSPRPGHGQPPGEGSPRGAGGDVLDRWFAQVGAELGLELAGVDVAALLDLTRDVAHGVARPAAPLTAFLVGLAAGRDAAVGGTDAAAAVRAATAAVLGLLDRRAAAAEAGAETAAETAAGAETAAGAETAQPIRPGPASSR is encoded by the coding sequence ATGACCTCCGCCCACAGCCCGCGACCCGGACACGGCCAGCCGCCCGGGGAGGGCTCGCCGCGCGGTGCCGGCGGCGACGTCCTGGACCGATGGTTCGCGCAGGTCGGCGCCGAGCTCGGCCTGGAGCTGGCGGGCGTCGACGTGGCCGCGCTGCTCGACCTCACCCGGGACGTCGCCCACGGGGTCGCGCGCCCGGCGGCGCCGCTGACCGCGTTCCTGGTGGGCCTCGCGGCGGGCCGGGACGCCGCCGTCGGCGGCACCGACGCGGCGGCGGCGGTCCGGGCGGCGACGGCCGCCGTGCTCGGCCTGCTCGACCGGCGCGCGGCCGCAGCCGAGGCCGGGGCCGAGACCGCAGCCGAGACCGCAGCGGGGGCCGAGACCGCAGCCGGGGCCGAGACCGCTCAGCCCATCCGGCCGGGGCCCGCCTCGTCGAGGTAG
- the mobA gene encoding molybdenum cofactor guanylyltransferase: MTVPQAGCSALVLAGGAARRLGGRDKPGVVVGGTTLLDRVLAAVAGGTGTERIVVVGPRRDLAAPPEGGVWWCREDPPGGGPVAAIAAGLVAIATPFVAVLAADLPFLTGREIELLRRGAEEPAAHAAVLVDPGGRRQYLAAVWRTARLRAALPADPVGRPVRGLFADQVVMSVRADALACLDCDAPADVARARRWAGRVRPGTM, translated from the coding sequence ATGACCGTCCCGCAGGCCGGCTGCAGCGCGCTCGTGCTCGCCGGCGGCGCCGCTCGCCGCCTCGGTGGCCGGGACAAACCGGGCGTCGTCGTCGGCGGCACCACGCTGCTCGATCGGGTGCTCGCCGCGGTCGCCGGCGGCACCGGCACCGAGCGCATCGTCGTCGTCGGCCCCCGCCGCGACCTCGCGGCGCCTCCCGAGGGCGGGGTGTGGTGGTGCCGGGAGGACCCGCCGGGCGGCGGCCCGGTCGCGGCGATCGCCGCGGGGCTGGTCGCGATCGCCACCCCGTTCGTCGCCGTCCTCGCGGCCGACCTGCCGTTCCTCACCGGTCGGGAGATCGAACTGCTGCGCCGCGGCGCCGAGGAGCCGGCGGCGCACGCCGCCGTGCTGGTCGACCCGGGCGGGCGGCGCCAGTACCTCGCCGCGGTCTGGCGCACCGCGAGGCTGCGTGCCGCGTTGCCCGCGGACCCGGTCGGGCGGCCGGTGCGCGGTCTGTTCGCCGACCAGGTGGTGATGTCCGTGCGCGCGGACGCACTCGCGTGCCTGGACTGTGACGCGCCCGCCGACGTGGCCCGTGCCCGGCGCTGGGCCGGCCGGGTCCGACCGGGCACGATGTGA